One Bosea sp. 685 DNA segment encodes these proteins:
- a CDS encoding ABC transporter permease — protein MSLDLPRPDLPRLAGPVQADTPLREKVLARLRNRPTTRGAVILLGIMVLLALLAPVIAPQNPHDLGALSVMDNRLAPGEQGMAGFTYWLGSDAQGRDMFSAILYGLRTSLLVGLASTIGALSIGILAGLAAAQFGGAVDAVIMRIVDFMLGFPSILVALVLLASIGRGVDKVILAIVLVQWAQYARLMRAAALVERRKEYIEAAVNFGLPTRHIMLAHLLPNSVGAVLVVASISIASAITLEATLSFLGVGVPVTQPSLGLLIANGFEFLLSGEYWIAVFPGIALVLLIMSLNLVGDRLRRSFNVRA, from the coding sequence ATGAGCCTCGATTTGCCCCGCCCGGACTTGCCCCGCCTCGCCGGCCCGGTGCAGGCCGACACACCCTTGCGCGAAAAGGTGCTGGCCCGCCTGCGCAACCGGCCAACGACGCGCGGCGCCGTGATCCTGCTCGGCATCATGGTGCTGCTCGCACTTCTGGCGCCGGTAATCGCGCCGCAGAACCCGCATGATCTCGGCGCGCTCAGCGTGATGGACAACCGGCTGGCGCCGGGCGAGCAGGGCATGGCCGGCTTCACCTATTGGCTCGGCAGCGATGCCCAGGGCCGCGACATGTTCAGCGCCATCCTCTACGGCCTGCGCACCAGCCTGCTCGTTGGCCTGGCGTCGACGATCGGCGCGCTTTCGATCGGCATCCTCGCCGGGCTCGCGGCAGCGCAGTTCGGCGGCGCGGTCGACGCCGTGATCATGCGTATCGTCGATTTCATGCTCGGCTTTCCCTCGATCCTGGTCGCGCTCGTGCTGCTGGCCTCGATCGGGCGCGGCGTCGACAAGGTCATCCTCGCCATCGTGCTGGTGCAATGGGCGCAATATGCCCGTTTGATGCGAGCGGCGGCGCTGGTCGAGCGGCGCAAGGAGTATATCGAGGCCGCCGTCAATTTCGGCCTGCCGACCCGCCACATCATGCTGGCGCATCTGCTGCCGAACTCGGTCGGCGCCGTGCTCGTCGTCGCCAGCATCAGCATCGCTTCGGCGATCACGCTGGAGGCGACCTTGTCCTTCCTCGGCGTCGGCGTGCCGGTGACGCAGCCCTCGCTCGGCCTGCTCATCGCCAATGGCTTCGAGTTCCTGCTCTCCGGCGAGTACTGGATCGCCGTCTTCCCCGGTATCGCGCTGGTGCTCTTGATCATGTCGCTCAATCTCGTCGGCGACCGCCTGCGCCGCAGCTTCAACGTGCGCGCATGA
- a CDS encoding ABC transporter ATP-binding protein, with protein MSKTPLLSVRGLKTVFHAQDGAWPAVDGVDFHVNKGEVLGLVGESGSGKSVTGFSLVQLIDPPGEVVAGEILFEGEDLRAASEERLRQLRGDRIAMIFQDPLMTLNPVLSIGEQMSEAILEHRDCSRNEALAKAAQALARVGISSPETRLKQFPHEFSGGMRQRVAIATALLNDPDLIIADEPTTALDVTIQAQILYEVQKLSRETGCAVIWITHDLAVVAELADRVAVMYAGRIVEIGDVETVLDRPRHPYTLGLLNSSASMVEPGEPLHQIDGVAPRIDSRPSGCPFRPRCERAQPICAESDPQPQAYDGRTLRCHNPAAEQVAA; from the coding sequence ATGAGCAAAACCCCTCTTCTGTCCGTGCGCGGCCTCAAGACCGTGTTCCATGCGCAGGACGGCGCCTGGCCGGCGGTGGACGGCGTCGATTTCCACGTCAACAAGGGCGAGGTGCTCGGCCTCGTCGGCGAATCCGGCTCGGGCAAATCGGTGACCGGCTTCTCGCTGGTGCAATTGATCGACCCGCCGGGCGAGGTCGTTGCCGGTGAGATCCTGTTCGAGGGCGAGGATTTGCGCGCCGCGTCCGAGGAGCGCCTGCGCCAATTGCGCGGCGACCGGATCGCGATGATCTTCCAGGATCCGCTGATGACGCTGAACCCGGTGCTCAGCATCGGCGAGCAGATGAGCGAGGCGATCCTCGAGCATCGCGACTGCAGCCGCAACGAGGCCCTCGCCAAGGCGGCACAAGCGCTGGCGCGGGTCGGCATCTCCTCGCCGGAAACCCGGTTGAAGCAGTTCCCGCATGAATTCTCCGGCGGCATGCGCCAGCGCGTCGCGATCGCGACCGCGCTCCTGAACGACCCCGACCTGATCATCGCGGACGAGCCGACCACCGCGCTCGACGTCACCATCCAGGCGCAGATCCTCTACGAGGTGCAGAAGCTCTCGCGCGAGACCGGCTGCGCCGTGATCTGGATCACCCATGATCTCGCCGTGGTCGCCGAGCTCGCCGACCGGGTGGCGGTGATGTATGCCGGGCGCATCGTCGAGATCGGCGATGTCGAGACCGTGCTCGACCGGCCGCGCCACCCCTATACGCTCGGCCTGCTCAACTCCTCGGCCAGCATGGTCGAGCCGGGTGAGCCCCTGCACCAGATCGACGGCGTCGCGCCGCGCATCGATTCGCGGCCCTCCGGCTGCCCGTTCCGGCCACGCTGCGAGCGGGCGCAGCCCATCTGCGCCGAGAGCGACCCGCAGCCGCAGGCCTATGACGGCCGCACCCTGCGCTGCCACAACCCCGCGGCGGAGCAGGTGGCGGCATGA
- a CDS encoding ABC transporter ATP-binding protein — protein MSEPLFELRGVRKYFRGKANIAERILTAIGRHAPPATLKAVDGVDLSIAKGEVLGLVGESGCGKSTLARIATGILPPSEGEVFYKGRSAAAGLKGKERLDYLLKVQMIFQDPYASLDPRMRVSRIVGEALSVHKLVPKAELNGAVDRALTEVGLDLAYRERYPHQFSGGQRQRIGIARALAVKPDFLVCDEPVSALDVSIQAQVINLFMDVRARHGLTYLFVSHDLGLVRHISDRVAIMYLGRIVEIGSATAIFAEPAHPYSAALIKAIPSAARRKSSFQPLKGELPSPLAPPPGCPFHPRCEHAMAVCREVRPDLIEIAPGRSAACHLHTTGKAA, from the coding sequence ATGAGCGAGCCCCTGTTCGAACTGCGCGGTGTCCGCAAATACTTCCGCGGCAAGGCCAATATCGCCGAGCGCATCCTGACCGCGATCGGCCGGCACGCGCCGCCTGCGACCCTCAAGGCGGTCGACGGTGTCGATCTCAGCATCGCCAAGGGCGAGGTGCTCGGCCTTGTCGGCGAATCCGGCTGCGGCAAGTCGACCCTGGCGCGGATCGCCACCGGCATCCTGCCGCCGAGCGAGGGCGAGGTCTTCTACAAGGGCCGCTCGGCCGCGGCCGGCCTCAAGGGCAAGGAGCGGCTCGATTATCTGCTCAAGGTGCAGATGATCTTCCAGGACCCTTATGCCTCGCTCGATCCGCGGATGCGGGTGAGCCGCATCGTCGGCGAGGCGCTTTCGGTCCACAAGCTCGTGCCGAAGGCTGAGCTCAATGGTGCGGTCGACCGGGCGCTCACCGAGGTCGGGCTCGATCTCGCCTATCGCGAGCGCTACCCGCACCAGTTCTCCGGCGGCCAGCGCCAACGCATCGGCATTGCCCGGGCGCTCGCGGTGAAGCCCGATTTCCTGGTCTGCGACGAGCCGGTCTCGGCGCTCGACGTCTCGATCCAGGCGCAGGTGATCAACCTGTTCATGGATGTGCGCGCGCGCCACGGGCTGACCTATCTCTTCGTCAGCCATGATCTCGGCCTGGTCCGCCATATCAGCGACCGCGTCGCGATCATGTATCTCGGCCGCATCGTCGAGATCGGCAGCGCGACCGCGATCTTCGCCGAGCCGGCGCATCCCTATAGCGCGGCGCTGATCAAGGCGATACCCTCGGCGGCGCGGCGCAAGAGCAGCTTCCAGCCGCTGAAGGGCGAATTGCCGTCGCCGCTCGCCCCGCCTCCGGGCTGCCCCTTCCACCCACGCTGCGAGCACGCCATGGCGGTCTGCCGCGAGGTCCGCCCGGACCTCATCGAGATCGCGCCCGGCCGCAGCGCCGCCTGCCACCTGCACACCACAGGAAAAGCCGCATGA
- a CDS encoding alpha/beta hydrolase yields MTTLVLDPSVGRSALPFIDARHPQRPLEINFYRPARHRPQDEVVFVQHGMLRNGDDYRDFWIEAAEKHNLLIVAPTFGNEHFPKAEGYNNGLVIGEDGAIAAEDDWLYAVPARVLAALRQAGVTTRDTVRLFGHSAGGQFVHRLLATQAQTPFETAFAANSGWYTLPTLERRFPEGLDGLGLGEAELARWLAWPMVIFAGDQDIVTSDPNLPAQAEALAQGPMRYARAHFALDFARAEAARRGLPCNWSLISVPGIGHDGAAMSRAAAAWWFEGRIPTVEELKPEATTVA; encoded by the coding sequence ATGACCACGCTCGTTCTCGATCCATCGGTGGGGCGCAGCGCCCTGCCTTTCATCGACGCCCGCCACCCGCAGCGGCCGTTGGAGATCAATTTTTACCGGCCGGCACGCCATCGCCCGCAGGACGAGGTCGTTTTCGTCCAGCATGGCATGCTGCGCAATGGCGACGACTACCGCGATTTCTGGATCGAGGCCGCCGAAAAACACAATCTGCTGATCGTCGCCCCGACCTTCGGCAACGAGCATTTTCCCAAGGCGGAAGGCTATAATAACGGCCTCGTCATCGGCGAAGACGGCGCCATCGCCGCCGAGGACGACTGGCTCTATGCCGTGCCCGCCCGCGTGCTGGCGGCGCTGCGCCAGGCCGGCGTGACCACGCGCGACACGGTCAGGCTGTTTGGCCATTCCGCCGGCGGCCAATTCGTCCACCGCCTGCTGGCGACGCAAGCGCAGACGCCGTTCGAGACGGCCTTTGCCGCCAATTCGGGCTGGTACACCCTGCCGACGCTGGAGCGGCGCTTCCCGGAGGGCCTCGACGGGCTTGGCCTCGGCGAGGCGGAGCTGGCGCGCTGGCTGGCCTGGCCGATGGTGATCTTCGCCGGCGACCAGGACATCGTCACCAGCGATCCCAACCTGCCGGCGCAGGCCGAGGCCCTGGCGCAGGGGCCGATGCGCTATGCGCGGGCGCATTTCGCCCTCGACTTCGCCAGAGCGGAGGCGGCGCGGCGCGGCTTGCCCTGCAACTGGTCGTTGATCAGCGTGCCCGGCATCGGCCATGACGGGGCGGCGATGTCGCGCGCCGCCGCAGCCTGGTGGTTCGAGGGCCGGATTCCGACGGTCGAGGAGTTGAAGCCGGAGGCAACGACGGTGGCCTGA
- a CDS encoding amidohydrolase family protein, with amino-acid sequence MSAFEERKIDCHVHILDPARFPYAPDVKYQPAGQEIGTAEQLTAVRDFYGVEHCLIVGPNSGYGNDNRCLLDAIRRGNGSYKGIAVVPNTCDRETLMALQAMGIVGVAINATYHGVEYYADIGPLIGHLEALGMYLQIQTEGDQFLGLLPHIEDRTVKILIDHCGRPILTDGLRQPGFAALCRLGASGRSFVKLSGFAKFSQERFPHRDVWPFIAALVESHGLDGCMWASDWPHLRAPERLDYGPLLQMVDLLFPRAADRAKLLWDTPMRLFQFGA; translated from the coding sequence ATGAGCGCATTTGAAGAACGCAAGATCGACTGCCACGTCCACATCCTGGATCCTGCGCGGTTCCCTTATGCGCCGGATGTGAAATACCAGCCGGCGGGTCAGGAGATCGGCACCGCCGAGCAATTGACGGCTGTCCGCGATTTCTATGGCGTCGAACATTGCCTCATCGTCGGCCCGAACTCCGGCTACGGAAACGACAATCGCTGCCTGCTCGACGCAATCAGACGCGGCAATGGCAGCTATAAGGGCATCGCGGTCGTGCCAAACACCTGCGATCGTGAAACGCTCATGGCCCTGCAGGCGATGGGGATTGTCGGGGTCGCCATCAACGCGACCTATCACGGCGTCGAATACTATGCCGATATCGGCCCGCTAATCGGCCATCTCGAAGCGCTCGGCATGTATCTGCAGATTCAGACGGAGGGCGATCAGTTTCTCGGCCTGCTGCCGCATATCGAGGATCGCACTGTCAAAATCCTCATCGACCATTGCGGCAGGCCGATCCTTACTGACGGGCTGAGACAGCCGGGGTTTGCCGCGCTATGCCGGCTTGGCGCCAGCGGACGAAGCTTCGTCAAACTCTCGGGCTTCGCCAAGTTCTCGCAGGAGCGCTTTCCGCATCGTGATGTCTGGCCCTTCATCGCGGCGTTGGTCGAGTCGCACGGTCTCGATGGCTGCATGTGGGCCTCCGACTGGCCCCATCTGCGCGCGCCGGAGCGGCTGGATTACGGGCCGCTGTTGCAGATGGTCGATCTGCTGTTTCCACGCGCCGCAGACCGAGCCAAGCTCCTGTGGGATACGCCGATGCGCCTGTTCCAATTCGGCGCGTGA
- a CDS encoding shikimate dehydrogenase: protein MPQPDRYLMAGVMGYPIMHSRSPVLHNYWLREHGLNGVYVPLAVKPEGLAAALRALPALGFSGCNLTMPLKELALSIVDRVSPIARQIGAMNCVIVAPDGSLEGHNFEAFGYAESLAQEVPGWAADAGPVIVIGAGGGARAVIAGLADRGATDIRVCNRSSERAEQLAVEFGVKALAWDRRHDAIADAALLVNTTNQGMGKEQALDLDLGKLPPSTVVSDLIYVPRETPLLAAARARGNRTVNGLGMLLNQARPAFKNWFGVMPEITPGLRAAIEATL, encoded by the coding sequence ATGCCGCAGCCTGATCGCTATTTGATGGCCGGCGTGATGGGCTATCCCATCATGCATTCGCGCTCGCCCGTGCTGCATAATTATTGGCTACGGGAGCATGGCCTGAATGGCGTGTATGTGCCGCTTGCGGTGAAACCCGAAGGGTTGGCGGCAGCGTTGCGGGCACTGCCCGCCCTCGGCTTTTCCGGCTGCAACCTGACGATGCCGCTCAAGGAGCTGGCGCTGTCCATCGTCGATCGCGTCTCTCCCATCGCACGCCAGATCGGCGCCATGAATTGCGTCATCGTCGCCCCGGACGGAAGTCTCGAAGGGCATAATTTTGAAGCGTTCGGATATGCTGAGTCGCTTGCACAGGAAGTGCCGGGATGGGCGGCTGATGCGGGGCCGGTGATCGTCATCGGCGCAGGCGGCGGCGCCCGGGCTGTCATTGCCGGCCTTGCTGATCGTGGCGCCACAGATATTCGCGTCTGCAATCGCTCCTCAGAGCGGGCCGAGCAGCTTGCGGTGGAATTCGGTGTGAAGGCTCTCGCCTGGGATCGGCGGCACGACGCCATCGCGGATGCTGCCTTGCTCGTCAACACGACCAATCAGGGCATGGGCAAGGAGCAGGCGCTCGATCTCGACCTCGGTAAGCTGCCGCCATCGACCGTCGTCTCGGACCTGATCTACGTGCCCCGGGAAACGCCGCTGCTCGCAGCGGCTCGCGCACGGGGCAACCGCACCGTCAATGGTCTTGGGATGTTGCTCAATCAGGCACGGCCGGCGTTCAAGAATTGGTTCGGCGTCATGCCCGAGATCACGCCAGGTCTGCGCGCCGCCATCGAGGCGACGCTCTGA
- a CDS encoding LacI family DNA-binding transcriptional regulator: protein MSERRVTIKDVAARAGVSIATVSNVFSGNKPVNADLQERVQKAARELSYQVDRAASQLRSGQAKVVGVLVPDLDDVFFTSLVSQLEVMAQKDGYDIIVASSRDDTGLEQSRLRTLLAWRPSGLIVVPCSDAVPAGLEGEFVRLPMVFADRVPPEGSIVDTVAIDNREAGEIAARHLLELGHRDIVVAASNLAISPIRERVRGASGLIRARLGADPTVIELGSNAERGTEAFVHWLERHKRPSAVIALTNVITLSTLSALARLRIDIPDPVSVVGFDDYPWMSARKTGLTAIRQPIAEIAAAAWERLRGRMSGDASPPLGSVLQTSLQVRDSVRDLSPAARDDSESHDLLQDQETSTAASAVH from the coding sequence ATGTCGGAGAGGCGCGTCACGATCAAGGATGTTGCGGCGCGCGCAGGCGTTTCGATCGCCACCGTGTCGAATGTCTTCAGTGGCAACAAGCCGGTGAATGCCGATCTGCAGGAGCGCGTGCAGAAGGCGGCGCGCGAACTGTCTTATCAGGTCGACCGCGCGGCCTCGCAGCTACGTTCGGGCCAGGCCAAGGTCGTCGGCGTGCTGGTGCCAGATCTCGACGACGTGTTCTTCACCTCGCTCGTCTCGCAGCTCGAGGTCATGGCGCAGAAGGACGGTTACGACATCATCGTCGCCAGCTCGCGCGACGACACCGGGCTGGAACAGTCGCGATTGCGGACGCTGCTGGCCTGGCGTCCCTCGGGCCTGATCGTCGTGCCGTGTTCGGACGCTGTCCCCGCCGGGCTGGAAGGCGAGTTCGTGCGCCTGCCGATGGTTTTTGCCGACCGCGTGCCGCCGGAAGGGTCGATCGTCGACACGGTCGCGATCGACAATCGCGAGGCCGGCGAGATCGCCGCGCGCCATCTGCTGGAGTTGGGCCATCGCGACATCGTCGTCGCGGCCTCAAACCTGGCGATTTCGCCGATCCGGGAGCGCGTCCGCGGCGCCTCCGGCCTGATCCGTGCGAGATTGGGGGCCGACCCCACCGTGATCGAGCTCGGTTCGAATGCGGAGCGCGGCACGGAGGCCTTCGTGCACTGGCTCGAACGGCATAAGCGGCCGAGCGCGGTCATCGCCCTGACCAATGTCATCACGCTCAGCACCTTGTCGGCGCTTGCGCGGCTGCGCATCGATATCCCCGATCCGGTCTCCGTCGTCGGCTTCGACGACTATCCCTGGATGAGCGCGCGCAAGACCGGCCTCACCGCGATCCGCCAGCCGATCGCCGAGATCGCGGCGGCTGCCTGGGAGCGCCTGCGCGGGCGCATGTCGGGCGATGCCTCGCCGCCATTGGGTAGCGTTCTGCAGACCAGCCTGCAGGTGCGCGATTCCGTTCGCGATCT